In Leuconostoc kimchii IMSNU 11154, one genomic interval encodes:
- a CDS encoding ATP-binding protein, protein MNNVSDFATEWIKSHGGTLLSEEELATKLADIDKQAEEKAAADYLALKRKVYDRDSLWPSNRKATFTFERWLPERQTNVKLATKIKNQATDIFKRLRSDNFNIFILGNAGTGKTAITLALVNALERYSHKTVMFVSTVALRESVMYEFSDLGARAKLDRIAKSMQEVDVLILDDFGSEVGMSGNGKQATERLQQFYMRVADARYEVDENDKRTKSTIVTSNNVRSELEGMYNDKLISRLVTKKTENVLLFAGLEDIR, encoded by the coding sequence ATGAATAACGTATCAGACTTTGCAACTGAATGGATTAAATCACACGGTGGCACGTTACTTAGCGAGGAAGAACTAGCAACTAAGTTAGCGGACATCGACAAACAAGCAGAAGAAAAAGCAGCAGCTGATTATCTCGCATTGAAACGTAAGGTATATGACCGCGATAGTCTATGGCCATCGAACCGAAAGGCAACATTCACATTTGAGAGGTGGTTACCAGAACGACAAACAAACGTGAAGCTGGCTACAAAAATCAAAAATCAAGCAACGGATATTTTCAAACGACTAAGGTCTGATAACTTCAACATCTTCATTCTTGGCAATGCCGGTACTGGTAAAACAGCCATCACCTTAGCGCTAGTCAATGCATTGGAAAGATACAGCCACAAGACAGTGATGTTTGTTAGTACTGTGGCGTTACGTGAATCAGTCATGTATGAATTTAGTGATTTGGGTGCCAGAGCTAAATTAGATCGTATCGCAAAGTCGATGCAAGAGGTTGACGTTTTGATACTTGATGACTTTGGTTCAGAAGTAGGCATGTCTGGAAATGGCAAGCAAGCAACCGAACGTTTACAGCAGTTCTACATGAGAGTGGCTGATGCGCGCTATGAGGTGGACGAAAACGATAAAAGGACTAAGAGTACCATCGTGACGTCAAATAACGTCAGGAGCGAATTAGAGGGCATGTACAATGACAAGTTAATTAGTCGATTAGTGACTAAGAAAACAGAAAATGTGTTGTTGTTTGCTGGATTGGAGGATATCAGATGA
- a CDS encoding conserved phage C-terminal domain-containing protein produces the protein MAQRRMFSKEITTSDTFVDMPMSSQLLYFHLGMEADDEGFIGNAKMLSRAYGANSDDLSLLKAKGFIIMFENGVSVVKDWNLNNKIRKDRMKPTIYRSEKSILNVDVDGSYFIRNKMTTISQPDDNQMSAQDRLGKDRLGKDSKDILSGSDEPDHVPYKEIVDYLNKKTRNKYRSSGSKTKSLIKARFNEGFSLDDFKAVIDVKSSQWVNDQKMNKFLRPETLFSNKFEGYLNENNVKPNNTDMRNMTQEEGMRAALGKYYKE, from the coding sequence ATGGCGCAAAGAAGAATGTTTAGCAAAGAAATTACAACAAGTGACACATTTGTAGATATGCCAATGTCGAGTCAACTACTGTACTTTCACTTAGGAATGGAAGCAGATGATGAGGGGTTTATCGGTAATGCAAAAATGTTAAGCCGAGCTTATGGTGCAAACAGCGATGATTTATCACTATTAAAAGCTAAGGGTTTTATCATCATGTTTGAGAACGGTGTCAGCGTTGTAAAAGATTGGAATTTGAACAATAAAATACGAAAAGACAGAATGAAACCAACAATTTACCGTTCTGAAAAAAGTATTTTAAACGTTGACGTAGATGGGTCTTACTTCATTAGAAACAAAATGACAACCATTTCGCAACCAGACGACAACCAAATGTCCGCACAGGATAGGTTAGGTAAGGATAGGTTAGGTAAGGATAGTAAAGATATATTGTCTGGTTCTGACGAACCCGACCACGTGCCCTACAAAGAAATTGTTGATTACTTGAATAAAAAGACTAGAAATAAATACCGAAGTAGCGGTTCAAAAACAAAATCACTGATTAAAGCACGTTTTAACGAGGGGTTTAGCTTAGATGATTTCAAAGCAGTGATTGATGTTAAGAGTAGTCAATGGGTTAATGATCAAAAAATGAACAAGTTCTTACGACCAGAAACATTATTTAGCAATAAGTTTGAGGGTTATCTCAACGAGAACAATGTCAAACCAAATAATACTGATATGCGCAACATGACACAGGAAGAAGGCATGCGAGCAGCATTGGGTAAATACTACAAGGAATAG
- a CDS encoding helix-turn-helix domain-containing protein, which translates to MKINEKLNKLLQEKGKSWYWLGKNSGVDMSTVYRIKNDESAGTDFNTMEKIADALDVSLDEFRSKEEG; encoded by the coding sequence ATGAAAATAAATGAAAAATTGAATAAATTGTTACAAGAAAAAGGCAAGTCATGGTATTGGCTAGGCAAAAATTCAGGTGTTGATATGAGTACAGTTTATCGAATTAAAAATGATGAAAGTGCTGGTACAGATTTCAACACAATGGAAAAAATAGCTGATGCATTAGATGTCAGCTTAGATGAATTTAGAAGTAAGGAAGAGGGGTAG
- a CDS encoding phage antirepressor KilAC domain-containing protein has product MNEIIKINQNEQGEARVSARELYKELGVKKRFSAWFEQYQEMYVDGVDFKGVLTGTPYNKANPDKLQNIQDYSLTVDMAKNVAMMSKTEKSQQIRDYFIQVEKRYKQLSQDPSYQMALGLKASQLLLDQKDQIIAEMKPKALFADAVDTSNNSILIGQLAKILRQNGVNIGQNRLFTWLREHEYLGVRGEQHNLPTQKSMDLEIMETKTRTVNNPDGSVRTTSTPKVTGKGQIYFVNKFLQEKGGAA; this is encoded by the coding sequence ATGAACGAAATTATCAAGATTAACCAAAACGAACAAGGCGAGGCACGAGTAAGTGCTCGGGAATTATATAAAGAACTTGGTGTTAAGAAACGTTTTAGCGCTTGGTTTGAACAATACCAAGAAATGTACGTTGACGGAGTTGATTTTAAGGGTGTACTTACAGGTACGCCCTATAACAAAGCTAACCCTGACAAGCTTCAAAATATTCAAGATTATTCACTCACGGTCGACATGGCCAAGAACGTGGCTATGATGTCAAAAACTGAAAAAAGTCAACAAATTCGTGATTATTTCATTCAAGTTGAAAAGCGATATAAGCAACTTTCACAAGATCCATCTTATCAAATGGCACTTGGCTTGAAAGCGTCACAGTTATTACTTGATCAGAAAGACCAAATCATTGCTGAAATGAAACCTAAAGCACTATTTGCTGATGCAGTTGACACGAGCAACAACAGTATTCTGATTGGACAGTTAGCGAAAATACTGCGACAAAATGGCGTAAACATTGGTCAAAATCGTTTGTTCACTTGGTTACGCGAACATGAATATTTAGGCGTACGAGGAGAGCAACATAACTTGCCAACTCAAAAGAGTATGGACTTAGAAATTATGGAAACAAAGACACGAACAGTTAATAACCCTGATGGTTCAGTACGTACAACTAGTACGCCTAAGGTTACTGGAAAAGGTCAAATTTACTTCGTGAACAAGTTTTTGCAAGAAAAAGGAGGCGCGGCATGA
- a CDS encoding DUF739 family protein, which produces MIKFDYERLYGRIKSKGFNQSSLSREIGISAASLTNKLKGVPFRQDEILNICKVLDISDNEMAAYFFTVKVQKTEQLT; this is translated from the coding sequence ATGATAAAGTTTGATTATGAGCGTCTGTATGGACGAATTAAGTCGAAGGGATTCAATCAAAGCTCTCTATCCAGAGAGATTGGAATTTCAGCGGCTTCGCTAACCAATAAATTAAAAGGTGTTCCGTTTCGTCAAGACGAAATATTGAATATCTGCAAAGTTCTTGATATTAGCGATAACGAAATGGCGGCTTATTTTTTTACAGTTAAAGTTCAGAAAACTGAACAACTAACATAG